The Patescibacteria group bacterium genomic sequence TCCGATTTCCATAAAAAAAATTTAATGAAGTTTTTAATAAAAAACCCCGCTTACAAAAGAAGGGGGGAATTTTTCCGTTCCATCCTCGCTTTCTTTACTTGGATTATACCATATTTTTGTAAAATGACAATAGCGACAAAAAAAATTAACTTTAGTTGCCAAATTTACTCCTTCGTGCTATTATATACAGCTCTTGAATCCCCTGCCGCAAACGGCGGAATGTAAAAATTCAATAGACAACTGCATACTAGAAACTGTAAATCTATAAAGGAGGTAAGGAAGATGTCCAGAGGGTTATATTATATCCCAATGTTGCATACGGAAGAAGAGCTGGGCGGGCTAAAAGAAACCTTAACAGAAGCGCACAAGAGTTTGTTTAGCGCCCAACAAACAGAGGTGTTATTCAAAGAGATAAAAGAATACTGGAGATTGGTGGCAGAGAGAATTGAAAAAGCCGCGTTTCGCGAAAGAGAAACTGCCTCTCCCCTGCACATTTTTGTAGACAGTTTACCCAATGGCACAGAAGATCTGATCCAGAAAACAGTACAGAGCTTAATCGCTTCAGGCAAAATCCCTGCCTACCAAATTATTGCCAAACTGCAAGCGGACGGCGCAAAAGTGCACGGCACAGAAAATCTTGAATGGCTTATTAAAGAGGTTAACTATTGGAAAGCTGTGGTCGGGCGCGAGCGACTAAGAAACCCCCAAGAGGAAAAAGAGCTCCTTGAAAATCGCGATAAGGCGATAATTGACCGCATCAACGAAGTAGTGCCCCAAGAAGAAATAGGCATTCTTTTCATCGGCAGAATGCATAATGTGGTAAAACCGCTAACCCAACAGCCATACAACTTTGAAATAATCTATCTATGAAAGAAGGTGAAAAGTATGCCGCGAGGCAAAGCAAAATGCGGGAAATGCGGGTTCTTGGTAATTGCTGAAGTGGAGCAAATTATTGAATGCCCAGGTTGCGGCAGAAAATTCTATATACCTAATGAACCGCGATACACAAATTCTTTAAATTCTTTAAGAAGCCACTCCATTGCTCAATTAAGTTCGGGTCTTGGTTTGAGGCCTCTCTGGAATACAGAAGATTCAAGGCGCTTTACAGACGCACCTGAAGGCAAATGGGAGATACACCCAGAAGCAAGGCGCAAGGATTTACGGATAAAGCTGCTGCCTTTTCCAGCAAGAAACGACCCCGAACTGATGCTAGAACAGGGCTGGTTGAGGGTTATTGTAGAATTCTACGGTCACGATGAGATTGAGAAGATTGAAGTGGCTGTAATAAAAGGCGAACTCATCCTTCAGAGCCACCTGTCTCTTTGCCCTTATCGCAACGCAATTGCCTTGCCCGAGGGCTTTGGAACAATATCCGAAGCCACCTTAAGAAATGGCATACTAGAGGTGAAAATAAAAGAATAATCTCCCTACTATTAACCATTTAAAGATATCCTTGCGATATCTTTTTTTATTTATTCAGAATAAGAATCTTCGTTAGTTCAATTCTCCCAAATTAAACCATTAGTTTATGCAGAATTATAGGGTTCAGGTCTGGTTTTTTATTAAATTAAGTTTCCTTTTTCGCCGCCAGCTCTTAATCTCGGCTTCTCTTTGTCTTGCCTCTTTTAGTGTTTTATATTCCTCCGAATGCTTTAAAACAACCGGCCTGCGAATTTTAGTATAATGGGCGCCATGTTTTGATTGATTATGTTCTTGCAATCTCTTTTTTAGATTATTGGTGCAACCAACATAAAGAGAATTATCCGCGCATTCAAGGATGTAAGTATAATACAACATTTTTATTTACTCGCTTTGCAGCTTACTCGCTTCGTCCTCCTTCGTCGCTCCACTCCTTAAGAATTCCTTAGTGTCTCGTTTTGTTCGAGCTGGGCATAAGGTACGACCCGCCTGCTCACAAGCCTGATGGCGAAGCCAATGGCGGGCAGGTCTTCGAACCTTTTTCATGCTGAATGAATGGGAAAATGAATTTGTGACAACAAAAAAACCTAGAGTTTCGAGAATTTTAACGTAAGCGGTAATTATTCTATTTTAGGGCAGATAAAATTGATTTTTTCAATTCTTTCAAATCTTCTTTGCAGGTTTCCCAAATAATTCTTTTGTTTACGCCAAAATATTCATGGATTAAAACATTGCGGATGCCAATTATTTTGCGCCAAGGGATTTCGGGATTGTCTTGGCGAAATTTATCACTGACATTATTCGCTGCTTCACCGATGATTTCTAATTCTTTCATTACGGCATCAATAATTAGATCATTGCAACTAAAAGAACCATAAGATAAACCACTCAGATATTTTTCAATCTTAGTGATTGCGTCTTGAATGTGTTTTAGGTATGTATAGTCATCTTTCATAGATGATTTCTGCTTGATTTAGAACTTCATCGCGGAAATATTCACTTAGTTGTTCAGGGGTAAGAAGATCGATGGGTTTATTAATTTGGTCTTCGAGATCATTTTTGATTTGAACAAATTTAAAAAGTCCCACTTTAGCTTTTGGCGTAAATTCAATAAGAAGATCCACATCGCTATCTTTCTTTGCAGTTTCTGATAAATAGGAGCCAAAAAGAGAGACTTTTTGAATATCTTCTAGGTGGGGATTTTTAATAATGGCTTCTTTAATTTTAGCTTTGATGGCTTGTTTGCTCATAATAATATTGATAATGGATGGTTGATTTTAATATAACATTTTTGGGGGAAGGTGACAAATAAATGTGGGGGAATTATGCTATTTTGGATTTTGAGTAAAAAAATAGCACAATCCATACGAGAGATTGTGCTCAATGAATGTATTCATTTACAATCTTTAATTGGGCTTATTTTTTATATGCCTCTTTTCTGTTTAGCACAAAAAAATATAATTCTTTACGATCATTATTTATTCTCCAAAAGATTCTTACAGGTCCCCTTTTGAGCTTACGCCATCCCTCATAGAGCACATGCAAACGAGGAAATAAGGATCTTTGGTATGGCTCAAGCATCAACAGATATATCAGCTTATCAAGAATCTCTTCGCCTCCAACTGTTAGACTATTTTTAAAATAATCGTTGAAGGCAGTAGGGATCGGTTCAATAGCTTCATTGTTACTATTAGGATGTGCTAATACAAAGAAACTCCACCCTTTAGTTGGGCTTTGAGTATTAGTAACCGTTTCCTCTACTACTTCCACAATGACCTTCGTT encodes the following:
- a CDS encoding GIY-YIG nuclease family protein; translation: MLYYTYILECADNSLYVGCTNNLKKRLQEHNQSKHGAHYTKIRRPVVLKHSEEYKTLKEARQREAEIKSWRRKRKLNLIKNQT
- a CDS encoding DUF86 domain-containing protein; the protein is MKDDYTYLKHIQDAITKIEKYLSGLSYGSFSCNDLIIDAVMKELEIIGEAANNVSDKFRQDNPEIPWRKIIGIRNVLIHEYFGVNKRIIWETCKEDLKELKKSILSALK
- a CDS encoding nucleotidyltransferase domain-containing protein, with product MSKQAIKAKIKEAIIKNPHLEDIQKVSLFGSYLSETAKKDSDVDLLIEFTPKAKVGLFKFVQIKNDLEDQINKPIDLLTPEQLSEYFRDEVLNQAEIIYER